In one window of Primulina tabacum isolate GXHZ01 chromosome 8, ASM2559414v2, whole genome shotgun sequence DNA:
- the LOC142553075 gene encoding glutamate receptor 2.8-like isoform X1 → MGSLLLPLMLVILVMLPLRAARSSSNSGAVDFQVGVILDSNSPVGRIGRSCLSMAFADFYSVHKDYKTRLVLHFRDSNESVVGAAAAALDLLQHVSVDAIIGPQKSAQVNFVMNLGERAHVPLISFSATSPSLVPRAPFLVQTSQSDAYQVQAIASIIEAFKWNQVVVINEDTDYGNDIVPHLSNALNDVNARILYRSVVPESASDDFISEELYKMMGMHTRVFVVHASQPLGIRLFLKLRELGMISPGYAWIITSGLTELFHMMDFEVVDSMQGFLGVKPLVPNSKELRSFSNRWIRTFRENSDLKVTETSIFGLWAYDTLWALATAAESVGSTKQNLVKNKKHENAANPFAFESSNTGPKLLEALLETRFTGLAGVFKLLQSQLEPTPYQIVNFDGNHGRRVATWRPYVGNHKKGNLNKTNSNFTSKVKFRNITWPGNLTVAPKGRQIPVSGKHLRVEVPQKPGFNEFLRVEIDPTTKAVQVSGYHKQVFESVIAAYAVIPRYVPYPFLNADNSTAGNYDDLVYQVYLQEKFDAALGDITITYNRSLYAAFTLPYAEGGVNCVVPIMYEDQNNEFTIFKLLSKQLWITAAVFYLSNALAIWILGSRIASYARESPGQHPGMICNFPFFPGQGLDANLLCLILVAWSSVSSLLSSTFTARLSSTLVTQRLRPTVPDVNQLIAKGYPVGCQEGSFVFGLLKNLGFHESNIRNYSSIDDVNLSLGSKNRSMSAYCDVVPYIRFLLLKYCGRYMTIEPTYRTEGFGFAFPIGSPLVSDISRAIIQLTENGTIRDIEKNLTGNARCSDPDTSPGAPTAITARTFAVPFVFSGFVTLACLLVSELVELQHKKGVCFRRCRVLRLMSTQEFMHFAVHALKRSNSKLVPILQNQEVALQVVNEDGVCAIKSSAHP, encoded by the exons ATGGGTTCGTTGTTGCTTCCATTAATGTTAGTTATTCTTGTCATGCTACCTCTTCGTGCTGCACGAAGTTCCAGTAACAGCGGCGCAGTTGATTTTCAAGTCGGTGTTATTCTTGATTCTAATTCTCCCGTGGGACGTATAGGTAGGAGCTGCCTATCCATGGCTTTTGCAGACTTTTATTCGGTTCATAAAGACTATAAAACTAGGCTGGTTCTCCATTTCAGAGATTCAAATGAAAGTGTCGTTGGTGCAGCTGCTGCTG CTCTCGATCTTCTGCAACATGTTAGTGTGGATGCCATTATTGGTCCTCAAAAATCGGCACAGGTCAACTTTGTGATGAATCTTGGAGAAAGAGCCCATGTACCCCTCATTTCTTTTTCTGCAACGAGCCCTTCTCTTGTTCCGCGAGCTCCTTTTTTGGTTCAGACATCACAAAGCGATGCTTATCAAGTCCAGGCTATTGCTTCGATCATTGAGGCCTTTAAATGGAACCAAGTTGTCGTTATTAATGAAGACACGGATTATGGTAATGACATTGTCCCTCATCTGTCCAATGCTTTAAACGATGTCAATGCTCGAATTTTATATCGAAGCGTGGTTCCAGAATCAGCGTCCGATGATTTCATTAGCGAAGAACTGTACAAAATGATGGGTATGCATACTCGAGTGTTCGTGGTGCACGCGTCTCAGCCACTTGGAATAAGGCTGTTTCTAAAGTTAAGAGAATTAGGAATGATCAGTCCTGGATATGCTTGGATTATCACAAGTGGGCTAACGGAATTATTTCATATGATGGATTTCGAAGTTGTTGATTCCATGCAAGGGTTTCTTGGGGTTAAACCTTTAGTCCCCAACTCTAAAGAGCTGCGATCTTTTTCTAATAGATGGATCAGGACGTTTCGAGAAAATTCGGATTTGAAAGTAACTGAGACAAGTATATTTGGTCTTTGGGCATATGATACTTTGTGGGCTCTTGCTACGGCAGCGGAAAGCGTTGGAAGCACTAAACAAAATCTGGTCAAGAACAAAAAGCATGAAAATGCTGCTAATCCTTTTGCTTTCGAAAGTTCCAATACGGGGCCTAAACTTCTCGAAGCATTGTTAGAAACAAGGTTTACTGGTCTTGCTGGAGTGTTTAAGCTCTTACAGTCACAGTTGGAACCGACACCGTATCAGATAGTTAATTTTGATGGAAATCATGGGAGACGGGTGGCCACCTGGAGACCTTATGTTGGAAATCATAAGAAAGGAAACTTGAATAAAACCAATTCTAACTTTACTTCAAAGGTAAAGTTCAGGAATATCACATGGCCAGGGAATTTAACGGTTGCTCCGAAGGGAAGGCAAATCCCGGTAAGTGGTAAACACCTGCGAGTCGAGGTGCCACAAAAACCAGGTTTTAACGAATTCTTGAGAGTGGAAATCGATCCTACAACTAAAGCAGTGCAAGTTAGCGGATACCATAAACAGGTGTTTGAATCTGTTATTGCTGCATATGCTGTAATTCCCCGATATGTCCCCTATCCATTCTTGAATGCAGATAATTCAACAGCCGGGAATTATGACGATCTCGTGTATCAAGTATATTTACAG GAAAAATTCGACGCTGCCTTGGGGGATATTACAATTACTTATAACCGATCATTATATGCAGCATTCACCCTGCCATATGCAGAAGGAGGAGTGAATTGTGTAGTCCCGATTATGTACGAAGATCAGAATAACGAGTTTACCATTTTTAAGCTTCTGAGTAAACAATTGTGGATAACCGCTGCTGTCTTTTATCTTTCTAATGCTCTGGCCATTTGGATCCTTGGAAGCAGGATTGCCTCTTACGCCAGGGAATCACCTGGTCAGCATCCTGGCATGATTTGCAACTTCCCATTTTTTCCTG GACAAGGACTCGATGCCAATTTACTTTGTCTGATTTTGGTGGCATGGTCTTCTGTATCGAGCCTGCTGAGCTCGACTTTTACCGCCAGATTATCATCAACACTCGTCACACAGAGGCTTCGACCTACAGTGCCAGATGTGAATCAACTTATAGCGAAGGGATACCCTGTTGGTTGCCAAGAAGGGTCGTTTGTGTTTGGTTTGTTGAAAAATTTAGGATTCCACGAATCAAATATAAGGAATTATAGTTCTATAGATGACGTTAATTTATCATTGGGAAGTAAAAATCGAAGCATGTCAGCATATTGTGATGTTGTGCCCTACATTAGGTTCTTGTTGTTGAAATACTGTGGCAGATACATGACGATTGAGCCAACTTATCGAACCGAAGGCTTCGGTTTT GCGTTTCCCATTGGTTCCCCCTTAGTTTCTGATATCTCGCGTGCCATAATTCAGTTGACAGAAAATGGGACCATTCGGGATATCGAGAAAAACTTGACTGGTAATGCAAGATGTTCTGATCCAGATACTAGCCCCGGCGCCCCAACTGCAATCACAGCGAGAACCTTTGCGGTGCCTTTTGTTTTCTCAGGTTTTGTTACATTGGCATGCCTGCTAGTTTCAGAACTCGTGGAACTACAACATAAGAAGGGAGTATGCTTCAGAAGATGTCGGGTTTTAAGGCTAATGTCAACTCAAGAATTCATGCATTTCGCAGTGCATGCTCTGAAGCGAAGCAACTCTAAACTTGTTCCAATACTGCAAAATCAAGAGGTTGCACTCCAAGTGGTTAATGAAGATGGTGTTTGTGCCATAAAAAGTTCTGCTCATCCATAA
- the LOC142553075 gene encoding glutamate receptor 2.8-like isoform X3, with protein sequence MGSLLLPLMLVILVMLPLRAARSSSNSGAVDFQVGVILDSNSPVGRIGRSCLSMAFADFYSVHKDYKTRLVLHFRDSNESVVGAAAAALDLLQHVSVDAIIGPQKSAQVNFVMNLGERAHVPLISFSATSPSLVPRAPFLVQTSQSDAYQVQAIASIIEAFKWNQVVVINEDTDYGNDIVPHLSNALNDVNARILYRSVVPESASDDFISEELYKMMGMHTRVFVVHASQPLGIRLFLKLRELGMISPGYAWIITSGLTELFHMMDFEVVDSMQGFLGVKPLVPNSKELRSFSNRWIRTFRENSDLKVTETSIFGLWAYDTLWALATAAESVGSTKQNLVKNKKHENAANPFAFESSNTGPKLLEALLETRFTGLAGVFKLLQSQLEPTPYQIVNFDGNHGRRVATWRPYVGNHKKGNLNKTNSNFTSKVKFRNITWPGNLTVAPKGRQIPVSGKHLRVEVPQKPGFNEFLRVEIDPTTKAVQVSGYHKQVFESVIAAYAVIPRYVPYPFLNADNSTAGNYDDLVYQVYLQEKFDAALGDITITYNRSLYAAFTLPYAEGGVNCVVPIMYEDQNNEFTIFKLLSKQLWITAAVFYLSNALAIWILGSRIASYARESPGQHPGMICNFPFFPGQGLDANLLCLILVAWSSVSSLLSSTFTARLSSTLVTQRLRPTVPDVNQLIAKGYPVGCQEGSFVFGLLKNLGFHESNIRNYSSIDDVNLSLGSKNRSMSAYCDVVPYIRFLLLKYCGRYMTIEPTYRTEGFGFAFPIGSPLVSDISRAIIQLTENGTIRDIEKNLTGFVTLACLLVSELVELQHKKGVCFRRCRVLRLMSTQEFMHFAVHALKRSNSKLVPILQNQEVALQVVNEDGVCAIKSSAHP encoded by the exons ATGGGTTCGTTGTTGCTTCCATTAATGTTAGTTATTCTTGTCATGCTACCTCTTCGTGCTGCACGAAGTTCCAGTAACAGCGGCGCAGTTGATTTTCAAGTCGGTGTTATTCTTGATTCTAATTCTCCCGTGGGACGTATAGGTAGGAGCTGCCTATCCATGGCTTTTGCAGACTTTTATTCGGTTCATAAAGACTATAAAACTAGGCTGGTTCTCCATTTCAGAGATTCAAATGAAAGTGTCGTTGGTGCAGCTGCTGCTG CTCTCGATCTTCTGCAACATGTTAGTGTGGATGCCATTATTGGTCCTCAAAAATCGGCACAGGTCAACTTTGTGATGAATCTTGGAGAAAGAGCCCATGTACCCCTCATTTCTTTTTCTGCAACGAGCCCTTCTCTTGTTCCGCGAGCTCCTTTTTTGGTTCAGACATCACAAAGCGATGCTTATCAAGTCCAGGCTATTGCTTCGATCATTGAGGCCTTTAAATGGAACCAAGTTGTCGTTATTAATGAAGACACGGATTATGGTAATGACATTGTCCCTCATCTGTCCAATGCTTTAAACGATGTCAATGCTCGAATTTTATATCGAAGCGTGGTTCCAGAATCAGCGTCCGATGATTTCATTAGCGAAGAACTGTACAAAATGATGGGTATGCATACTCGAGTGTTCGTGGTGCACGCGTCTCAGCCACTTGGAATAAGGCTGTTTCTAAAGTTAAGAGAATTAGGAATGATCAGTCCTGGATATGCTTGGATTATCACAAGTGGGCTAACGGAATTATTTCATATGATGGATTTCGAAGTTGTTGATTCCATGCAAGGGTTTCTTGGGGTTAAACCTTTAGTCCCCAACTCTAAAGAGCTGCGATCTTTTTCTAATAGATGGATCAGGACGTTTCGAGAAAATTCGGATTTGAAAGTAACTGAGACAAGTATATTTGGTCTTTGGGCATATGATACTTTGTGGGCTCTTGCTACGGCAGCGGAAAGCGTTGGAAGCACTAAACAAAATCTGGTCAAGAACAAAAAGCATGAAAATGCTGCTAATCCTTTTGCTTTCGAAAGTTCCAATACGGGGCCTAAACTTCTCGAAGCATTGTTAGAAACAAGGTTTACTGGTCTTGCTGGAGTGTTTAAGCTCTTACAGTCACAGTTGGAACCGACACCGTATCAGATAGTTAATTTTGATGGAAATCATGGGAGACGGGTGGCCACCTGGAGACCTTATGTTGGAAATCATAAGAAAGGAAACTTGAATAAAACCAATTCTAACTTTACTTCAAAGGTAAAGTTCAGGAATATCACATGGCCAGGGAATTTAACGGTTGCTCCGAAGGGAAGGCAAATCCCGGTAAGTGGTAAACACCTGCGAGTCGAGGTGCCACAAAAACCAGGTTTTAACGAATTCTTGAGAGTGGAAATCGATCCTACAACTAAAGCAGTGCAAGTTAGCGGATACCATAAACAGGTGTTTGAATCTGTTATTGCTGCATATGCTGTAATTCCCCGATATGTCCCCTATCCATTCTTGAATGCAGATAATTCAACAGCCGGGAATTATGACGATCTCGTGTATCAAGTATATTTACAG GAAAAATTCGACGCTGCCTTGGGGGATATTACAATTACTTATAACCGATCATTATATGCAGCATTCACCCTGCCATATGCAGAAGGAGGAGTGAATTGTGTAGTCCCGATTATGTACGAAGATCAGAATAACGAGTTTACCATTTTTAAGCTTCTGAGTAAACAATTGTGGATAACCGCTGCTGTCTTTTATCTTTCTAATGCTCTGGCCATTTGGATCCTTGGAAGCAGGATTGCCTCTTACGCCAGGGAATCACCTGGTCAGCATCCTGGCATGATTTGCAACTTCCCATTTTTTCCTG GACAAGGACTCGATGCCAATTTACTTTGTCTGATTTTGGTGGCATGGTCTTCTGTATCGAGCCTGCTGAGCTCGACTTTTACCGCCAGATTATCATCAACACTCGTCACACAGAGGCTTCGACCTACAGTGCCAGATGTGAATCAACTTATAGCGAAGGGATACCCTGTTGGTTGCCAAGAAGGGTCGTTTGTGTTTGGTTTGTTGAAAAATTTAGGATTCCACGAATCAAATATAAGGAATTATAGTTCTATAGATGACGTTAATTTATCATTGGGAAGTAAAAATCGAAGCATGTCAGCATATTGTGATGTTGTGCCCTACATTAGGTTCTTGTTGTTGAAATACTGTGGCAGATACATGACGATTGAGCCAACTTATCGAACCGAAGGCTTCGGTTTT GCGTTTCCCATTGGTTCCCCCTTAGTTTCTGATATCTCGCGTGCCATAATTCAGTTGACAGAAAATGGGACCATTCGGGATATCGAGAAAAACTTGACTG GTTTTGTTACATTGGCATGCCTGCTAGTTTCAGAACTCGTGGAACTACAACATAAGAAGGGAGTATGCTTCAGAAGATGTCGGGTTTTAAGGCTAATGTCAACTCAAGAATTCATGCATTTCGCAGTGCATGCTCTGAAGCGAAGCAACTCTAAACTTGTTCCAATACTGCAAAATCAAGAGGTTGCACTCCAAGTGGTTAATGAAGATGGTGTTTGTGCCATAAAAAGTTCTGCTCATCCATAA
- the LOC142553075 gene encoding glutamate receptor 2.6-like isoform X2 codes for MGSLLLPLMLVILVMLPLRAARSSSNSGAVDFQVGVILDSNSPVGRIGRSCLSMAFADFYSVHKDYKTRLVLHFRDSNESVVGAAAAALDLLQHVSVDAIIGPQKSAQVNFVMNLGERAHVPLISFSATSPSLVPRAPFLVQTSQSDAYQVQAIASIIEAFKWNQVVVINEDTDYGNDIVPHLSNALNDVNARILYRSVVPESASDDFISEELYKMMGMHTRVFVVHASQPLGIRLFLKLRELGMISPGYAWIITSGLTELFHMMDFEVVDSMQGFLGVKPLVPNSKELRSFSNRWIRTFRENSDLKVTETSIFGLWAYDTLWALATAAESVGSTKQNLVKNKKHENAANPFAFESSNTGPKLLEALLETRFTGLAGVFKLLQSQLEPTPYQIVNFDGNHGRRVATWRPYVGNHKKGNLNKTNSNFTSKVKFRNITWPGNLTVAPKGRQIPVSGKHLRVEVPQKPGFNEFLRVEIDPTTKAVQVSGYHKQVFESVIAAYAVIPRYVPYPFLNADNSTAGNYDDLVYQVYLQEKFDAALGDITITYNRSLYAAFTLPYAEGGVNCVVPIMYEDQNNEFTIFKLLSKQLWITAAVFYLSNALAIWILGSRIASYARESPGQGLDANLLCLILVAWSSVSSLLSSTFTARLSSTLVTQRLRPTVPDVNQLIAKGYPVGCQEGSFVFGLLKNLGFHESNIRNYSSIDDVNLSLGSKNRSMSAYCDVVPYIRFLLLKYCGRYMTIEPTYRTEGFGFAFPIGSPLVSDISRAIIQLTENGTIRDIEKNLTGNARCSDPDTSPGAPTAITARTFAVPFVFSGFVTLACLLVSELVELQHKKGVCFRRCRVLRLMSTQEFMHFAVHALKRSNSKLVPILQNQEVALQVVNEDGVCAIKSSAHP; via the exons ATGGGTTCGTTGTTGCTTCCATTAATGTTAGTTATTCTTGTCATGCTACCTCTTCGTGCTGCACGAAGTTCCAGTAACAGCGGCGCAGTTGATTTTCAAGTCGGTGTTATTCTTGATTCTAATTCTCCCGTGGGACGTATAGGTAGGAGCTGCCTATCCATGGCTTTTGCAGACTTTTATTCGGTTCATAAAGACTATAAAACTAGGCTGGTTCTCCATTTCAGAGATTCAAATGAAAGTGTCGTTGGTGCAGCTGCTGCTG CTCTCGATCTTCTGCAACATGTTAGTGTGGATGCCATTATTGGTCCTCAAAAATCGGCACAGGTCAACTTTGTGATGAATCTTGGAGAAAGAGCCCATGTACCCCTCATTTCTTTTTCTGCAACGAGCCCTTCTCTTGTTCCGCGAGCTCCTTTTTTGGTTCAGACATCACAAAGCGATGCTTATCAAGTCCAGGCTATTGCTTCGATCATTGAGGCCTTTAAATGGAACCAAGTTGTCGTTATTAATGAAGACACGGATTATGGTAATGACATTGTCCCTCATCTGTCCAATGCTTTAAACGATGTCAATGCTCGAATTTTATATCGAAGCGTGGTTCCAGAATCAGCGTCCGATGATTTCATTAGCGAAGAACTGTACAAAATGATGGGTATGCATACTCGAGTGTTCGTGGTGCACGCGTCTCAGCCACTTGGAATAAGGCTGTTTCTAAAGTTAAGAGAATTAGGAATGATCAGTCCTGGATATGCTTGGATTATCACAAGTGGGCTAACGGAATTATTTCATATGATGGATTTCGAAGTTGTTGATTCCATGCAAGGGTTTCTTGGGGTTAAACCTTTAGTCCCCAACTCTAAAGAGCTGCGATCTTTTTCTAATAGATGGATCAGGACGTTTCGAGAAAATTCGGATTTGAAAGTAACTGAGACAAGTATATTTGGTCTTTGGGCATATGATACTTTGTGGGCTCTTGCTACGGCAGCGGAAAGCGTTGGAAGCACTAAACAAAATCTGGTCAAGAACAAAAAGCATGAAAATGCTGCTAATCCTTTTGCTTTCGAAAGTTCCAATACGGGGCCTAAACTTCTCGAAGCATTGTTAGAAACAAGGTTTACTGGTCTTGCTGGAGTGTTTAAGCTCTTACAGTCACAGTTGGAACCGACACCGTATCAGATAGTTAATTTTGATGGAAATCATGGGAGACGGGTGGCCACCTGGAGACCTTATGTTGGAAATCATAAGAAAGGAAACTTGAATAAAACCAATTCTAACTTTACTTCAAAGGTAAAGTTCAGGAATATCACATGGCCAGGGAATTTAACGGTTGCTCCGAAGGGAAGGCAAATCCCGGTAAGTGGTAAACACCTGCGAGTCGAGGTGCCACAAAAACCAGGTTTTAACGAATTCTTGAGAGTGGAAATCGATCCTACAACTAAAGCAGTGCAAGTTAGCGGATACCATAAACAGGTGTTTGAATCTGTTATTGCTGCATATGCTGTAATTCCCCGATATGTCCCCTATCCATTCTTGAATGCAGATAATTCAACAGCCGGGAATTATGACGATCTCGTGTATCAAGTATATTTACAG GAAAAATTCGACGCTGCCTTGGGGGATATTACAATTACTTATAACCGATCATTATATGCAGCATTCACCCTGCCATATGCAGAAGGAGGAGTGAATTGTGTAGTCCCGATTATGTACGAAGATCAGAATAACGAGTTTACCATTTTTAAGCTTCTGAGTAAACAATTGTGGATAACCGCTGCTGTCTTTTATCTTTCTAATGCTCTGGCCATTTGGATCCTTGGAAGCAGGATTGCCTCTTACGCCAGGGAATCACCTG GACAAGGACTCGATGCCAATTTACTTTGTCTGATTTTGGTGGCATGGTCTTCTGTATCGAGCCTGCTGAGCTCGACTTTTACCGCCAGATTATCATCAACACTCGTCACACAGAGGCTTCGACCTACAGTGCCAGATGTGAATCAACTTATAGCGAAGGGATACCCTGTTGGTTGCCAAGAAGGGTCGTTTGTGTTTGGTTTGTTGAAAAATTTAGGATTCCACGAATCAAATATAAGGAATTATAGTTCTATAGATGACGTTAATTTATCATTGGGAAGTAAAAATCGAAGCATGTCAGCATATTGTGATGTTGTGCCCTACATTAGGTTCTTGTTGTTGAAATACTGTGGCAGATACATGACGATTGAGCCAACTTATCGAACCGAAGGCTTCGGTTTT GCGTTTCCCATTGGTTCCCCCTTAGTTTCTGATATCTCGCGTGCCATAATTCAGTTGACAGAAAATGGGACCATTCGGGATATCGAGAAAAACTTGACTGGTAATGCAAGATGTTCTGATCCAGATACTAGCCCCGGCGCCCCAACTGCAATCACAGCGAGAACCTTTGCGGTGCCTTTTGTTTTCTCAGGTTTTGTTACATTGGCATGCCTGCTAGTTTCAGAACTCGTGGAACTACAACATAAGAAGGGAGTATGCTTCAGAAGATGTCGGGTTTTAAGGCTAATGTCAACTCAAGAATTCATGCATTTCGCAGTGCATGCTCTGAAGCGAAGCAACTCTAAACTTGTTCCAATACTGCAAAATCAAGAGGTTGCACTCCAAGTGGTTAATGAAGATGGTGTTTGTGCCATAAAAAGTTCTGCTCATCCATAA